The following proteins are co-located in the Leptospira weilii genome:
- a CDS encoding type II toxin-antitoxin system PemK/MazF family toxin, which translates to MQFTTIFNFADVVLVNFPFTNLQASKKRPAVIISNQAYQQTRPDVILMAITSQIRQPLAMGENLIQDWQKAGLAKPSVFKPLIATIEQIQIVKVLGQLSPTDRSNLQKIIHMILDNGLE; encoded by the coding sequence ATGCAGTTTACGACAATCTTTAATTTCGCCGACGTCGTTTTGGTGAATTTTCCTTTCACCAATCTGCAAGCTTCTAAAAAACGTCCCGCCGTTATCATCAGTAATCAAGCTTACCAACAAACAAGACCCGATGTGATTCTCATGGCTATCACAAGTCAAATTAGGCAACCTCTCGCAATGGGAGAGAATCTCATTCAAGATTGGCAAAAAGCGGGACTTGCAAAACCTTCCGTTTTCAAACCGCTCATTGCTACCATCGAGCAAATTCAAATTGTTAAAGTTCTCGGTCAACTGTCTCCCACCGACAGAAGCAATCTGCAAAAAATCATTCACATGATTCTTGATAACGGATTAGAATAA